The genomic stretch CTGACGGTCATCGCCCAACGGTACGGCTGAGGCGGCACGTCGGGATTGTTCGGGCTATCGCACCCGACAAACGTCACAGCAAATAACGCCAGAAGAAGGATTCCACTCAAAATTGGTTTCATCGCGCCGGATTCCGCTCTCTTTGGATGACTGAACATGTTTGCTCCTGATCGCCTAACGCGTGAACACCGACAAACGCCCAACCTGCTCCGTCGTATAAATCCGTCCCGCATCTGCCCAAACAGAGGTCGGTGAATCGAGTTTCATAAGCTGCACATAAGCAGGGGTGCGCGGATTCGTGATATCCACCACATAGATCCCATCGTAACCATCCATCACGCAGGCGTAGCCACCGTCAATGGCGACACCGCGCATCCGGTCGGATGTGGGAATCGTCAGCCGTCCAATCGTCTCAGGATGAGCCGCATCACGTGCGTTCATTACGACCATCTCGAAGTCACCCGCGACGATCAGCAAGCTGTCACGGTACCACTTGCAATCGTAAGCCGCACCGGCAAATGGCAGTGCAGACATCTGCGTTCCTACCGAGTCGAGAAAGATAACTCCCGCCTCCTCGGTTGCTAAAGCACTGATCCCGTCTGTCGCTCTGCGATCCACGCCTTGAGGCGCATTGGTGCTGCCGAACGATGTCGTCGGGATTCCATACGTAAAGTCCGCTGATCCTGTGGGGACCCACTGTGATGTATCGCTATCACGCTGCATACGGTAGCCAACGAAACTTCCACCGCTTGTGCCGCGCCCTTCCCCCCCGAGAAACAAAACATTGTTCCGCTGGCTGACAATACCTGTGGCAAGAAAAGCACCGAAACTGATGCTGCTGGGAAGCGCTTCAGCGACGTACGAATGGTGCAGATAATCGTATGCAGGATTGGAGCCGACTCCTCCCACAACGGGGTTCGATGCGAAGGCCACCAGATGATTGAGCGTGTCCAACATCGCTCGATTCATAACCGTGAAGGCACTGGTGCCGGGGAAGCGGGCAACCGTGTCAATGTGCGCCAGATCGCGCACGTTGAGCACCACGCCGCCGTACGCTCCGACGGCCACCGCCGCGAGATCCCCCGAAGCTACCACATGCTTGGCCGCAGCGGAAAAGGAATACGTCGCCGCCAGATGATAAGGCTGCGGCTGCGATTCGGGCGAGTTCGGGCTGTCGCACCCGCCAAAGATCACCATCGCGGCCACGAAGGTAAGGAGGAGCATCCCTCCCAAAATCCGTTTCATCGTCGAAGATCCTGCTCTGTTTGGATTATGTTGCCGAGCGCGTGCTCGATGTCGTAAAATGTTTCGTAGGGGATAAAGGGCCGGCCGGATTTCAGGCACTCCCGCGCCAGATTTCCGGTGGCAAAGAGGATATCGGCATGTTGTGCCGGACAGAGATCGGTGTAACCGTCACCGATGTAGACGAGCTTTTTTCCGGCGGCGCGCTCGGCCAGCACATAAGAACACTTGCAATGGCTGCAATGCTCCGCGTGCCGCTTACCATCCCACAGCACCGCCTTCCAGCGTCTGCCGTCAATCTGCGCCGTGTGGGATATAACCGGCACATCCGGCACTCCCGCCCGCGCCAGCAGCGTTTCTATCAAGGGCCGCAGTCCGCCGGAAAGAATCATGAACGGCAGATTATTCCGCCGGCAAAAAGCGATGAACTCCGCAAACCCGTCGCGGATAATCACTCCCTTATCCATCGCCGCGCAGGCGTCTTCCCACGTCACGTTCAGCAAACCGATCTGCCGGGGAAAGGCTTCCCGTTCCGTCAGCCGCCCGCTCCACACGGCATCGTCCAGTTCCTTCCACTCCGGCGGCGCGTATCGTTGCAGCAGAAAATCGCAGGCGTCCGGAATCGAAATCGTGCCGTCAAAATCACAGCAGATGGAATAGTCCGTCATGGCCGCAGCGACAAAAAGAACCGGTGCAGCCGCAAATCCCCCGTCAACTCCGGATGAAACGACGACGCCATGAAATGCCCTTGCCGCACCGCCACGGGATCACTGCCCAGCCAGGCCAGCGGCTCGACATTCTCCCCCATTCGCGTAATGCGCGGTGCGCGAATGAACACACCGTGCAGCGGAGTCTGCGCATCTTCCACGTTGCCGGATAGCTTCAGGTCCGATTCGAAGGAATGCACCTGCCGCCCGTAACCGTTGCGCTGAATATCCAGGTCAAGGAACCCGAGGGGCTTCACACGCGGATCACTCGCGTCCTTGGAAAGCATAATCATTCCCGCGCACGTGCCCCACACCGGATGCGTCTCGCAGAAGGTGTGCAGCCGTTCCAGCAATTCGGGAAGCAGCAGCAACGTCAGCGTCGTGCTCTCCCCGCCGGGAATAATCAGTCCGGACAGCCCGTCCAAATCTTCCGCCGTGCGCACTTCCCGCGCTTCGGCGCCCGCGGCTTCCAGCGCGCGCTTGTGCTTTTCGAAATCCCCTTGCAGGGCCAGAACACCAATCCGACGTGCCATTATCTCACTAAAATACGTTTTCGTGGTTTGCCACCCGAACAACAATCTCGACGCCGGCAGGCATTCAGGTGCAGGGCTTAGCCCTGCCGCCGGGCAGGCGATTCAGGTGCAGGGGTTACCCCTGCTACCATCCCCGTGTGGACAGCAGTTCTTCTTCCTTCATGGTCCGCACGTCGAGACTCGGCATGGCCTGCAGCAGACCCGCCGACACGTCCACCAACTTCTTCGGATCGTTGTAGTACGTCGTCGCCAGCACAATCGCCCGGCCGCGCGCTTCGGGATCTTCACTCTTGAAAATGCCCGAGCCCACAAACACCGATTCCGCGCCAAGCTGCATCATCAGCGCCGCGTCCGCCGGCGTGGCAATGCCGCCCGCCGCAAAGTTCGGCACCGGCAGTTTGCCCAGTTCGCGCACCTGCACCAGCAGCTCGTAGGGAGCGCCGATCTCCTTGCCGTAGTGCACCAGCTCTTCGTCGCCCATCACCTGCACGCGCTTGATCGCCGACATGACCGTGCGCATGTGGCGAACGGCTTCCACGATGTTGCCCGTGCCCGCTTCGCCCTTGGTGCGGATCATTGCCGCGCCTTCGGCGATCCGCCGCAACGCTTCGCCCAGATCCCGGCAACCGCACACGAACGGCACCGTGAACTTGTGCTTGGCAATGTGAAAACTCTCGTCGGCGGGAGTCAGCACTTCGCTCTCATCGATGAAATCGACTTCCAGAGCTTCGAGAATCTGCGCCTCGACAAAATGTCCGATACGGCACTTGGCCATCACGGGAATGGACACGGCTTCCTGGATCTCGCGGATTTTCTTTACGTCGGACATGCGCGCGACCCCGCCGTCCCGGCGGATATCGGAAGGAACGCGTTCCAGAGCCATTACCGCCACGGCGCCCGCGTCTTCCGCGATCCGCGCCTGCTCGGCATCTGTCACGTCCATAATCACCCCGCCCTTGAGCATTTCCGCAAGTCCGACCTTGGCGGTGAAGGTTCCTGTTTCTTTCGTCATGGCACTATCCCGAAATTTGAATTCTCATTTAATCAGCAAAAGCTTCTGCGAGAAGGTCTCACCGCCCGCGCGCAGCGCCAGCAGGTACACACCGCTCGGCAAGTCGTCCGCATTCAGCGGCATCCGGTACGGACCAGCGGCCAGCGTCCCGGAAGAAAGTGTGCGCACGGCCCGGCCCGTGATATCGAACAGCGCAAGGTCCGCGTTGCCGGGCGCGGACAAATCAAAGGTCAGGGTCGTCCGTCCGTTGAACGGATTCGGATACACCGGATGCAGCGCCGTCTTCGCGGGAATCGCTCCGCGCGGCTCCGGCGCGTCCAGCACATAGGCAACCACCGCCACCGTGGCGATGCTGTCGGGGCACGCGTTGTTGCGCAACTCGAGGCTCCCGTAGTAGTCCCACGGTCCGCTGTTGGACGTATCCGGATGGATGTTCACCACGAACGAGAAGGGCTGCGACGGGGGAACCTGTGCCACAGCCGGCGACACGGACAGCCAGTCGTCATTGGCGTAGCGCCCATGCGCCGTAATCGAAATATCCAGCATGCCGTTGCCCGGATTCCTCACCGAGAGTACAAACGGCGTCAGAACGCCATTGTGCACGGCCACGTTCAGGGACGAAACATCCAGTTGCAGTAACGGCTGAGTCATTTCAATCGCTACCCGCGTGGTCTCGCCCCGCGCAATCTGAACGTTGTTCATCAGCGTATCCGTCCAGCAGGCGCCGGTCACACGCAAATCATAGGTTCCGGGGATGCCGGCAATGTGAAACCGTCCGGCATTGTCCGTCTGCGCCGATGTGCCCGTCTGTACGATTTGCACCAGAGCGCCGTTCACCGGCGAATTGTCCAGCAGCGACCGCACCGTGCCCGCCACCACCGCCGGAATGCCCAGCGTGTTGCGGTAAAGCAGCACCTGCGATCCCTGATAGTCCGCCGTCAGCACATCCGGATCCCCGTCCTGATCGAAGTCGCTGATGGTCAGCGCATACAGCGCCGATCCCTGAGGCATGGTGCGCAGCGTAAACGTGCCGTTGCCCGCATTTCGCCACCATTGCATCACACCGTTTTGTGCACAGGCCACGATGTCCGGGCGGCCATCCAAATCAAAATCCGCAACACCGATCCCGCGCGGATACCGCACCGTGCCGGAAAGATTGTGCTGTGTGAACACGGTCCCGCTGTGCTGCCACCAGGCAAACTGCGACTCCACAAACGGCGCCGCCACAATGTCCAGCGTACCGCTGCTGTCCAAGTCCGCCAGCGCCACGTCCGTGCACTCCGTGCCGAAGTCCAAATCGTGCCGCGTCCACGTGGAATCGTTCGCGCCGTGCTCGATCCAGAACACGGTCGAGTAGTTGCGGCAGCCGACAATATCCACGTCCCCGTCGCCGTCGAAATCGCCGAGTGCCAGATCAAAAGGATTGTTCGGCACATTGATGGCGGCAGCTTGCTCCAGCACTCCGTTGTGCTGTGTAAACATCCGGACCGTATTGCCCAACGATTCCGATGTCACCAGATCCGTGGTGCCGTCGTGGTTGATATCGCCGGCGCAGGCTCCATACGCGCCGTGGCAACCACCCATCAACGTGCTGGCCGCAAAGCGATTATCCGTTCCCTGCCCCGTGTTGGTCAGCAGTGCAAACCGGTCTTCACCGTACACGGCAACCACGATGTCCGGCCTGCCGTCACCGTTAAAATCCCCCACGGCCAAACCCCGCAGACCTACCGGCGAATAAAATGCGGCATGGGTCAAATTGTTGTTGGGAGTCGTCTCGATCCAAGCCAGTGTGCCATACGCGCCACTGGCCGCGACGTCCAAATCCCCATCGCCGTCAAAATCCGCAGCCGCTACTCCAAAAACGTGGCTGACGTCGTTCGTAATCACCGACTGGACAAAGCCCTGCGACCATGCCTGGCCCGCAACTGCGAGCATACACACGATGCAAAGTACCTTGATGCGACCCGTCCACCGTATCGTCATTGGCCGGCTACCCAATCGGCTATGTCTGTGAAATGCTGGTGTGATCTGATGGCACGGAGCGCCCGTGCAACTTGCCATACTCACGACTGTTGCGAAACGCCGCAGGCGGCAGAAATGGGCGTGACAAAGCATTCTCCAAGCAATGTAAGGTACATATTTTTTCTTACTTTGTCAAGCAATTGCAGGCCATTGCCGGACGGCATCGTATTTGCAAATTGGTCAGGAGAATAAGAAATGTTTACGCAAGTCTGAGAGGGGTTATGTCCCGTTTTTGGCGAGTCGTCTCCTGGATCAGCGGCGGTATTACCGTCGTCGCTGGTACGCTTCTGCTGATGGGAAGCCTGAAAAACTCCGGTTCACAGGCCGTCCACCTGCAACAGGCCCGGTTGGAAGCCCTTGCCCGGCTGTGGGAAGGCCGGATGGAAAATACGCGTCTGTTCTTTCATGACCAAATGGTCAGGTATAACGTTCTGGCCGCTCTCGATCATCCCGAGGATTGGTCTGATTGGCGCATACAGAACAAATTCGACGCGATCCGCAGCACATGGGCGAAAGAGGATGGAGTCCTGCGCGGTCTGGTGGTAATCACCGATGACGGGCAGCTTCATACCGTGGCCGGAGACACCGCTGGACTCGGCGAAGCGTCCGCCCTGCTCCGCCGTTCAGACAACGCGGATCTGGCTCTGCTTGGCTCTAAGAGTGGTCCCGCGAGCACACTGGTCCTGCAGTACAGCCCGGTCGCGCTGGACGATGGGCGGCATCCGGCTCATGTACTTGCCCTGATCGACGCGGCAACCATCTTGCCCACCGAAGGGGAACTCCCCGAGTCGTGGACCCTGCTGGCGACACCTGCCGACGCGCTCATGGCATCATCGTCTCCGCATTCGGCGGTCACGGTAAGCGCGGCCACGTGGCCGCTGCTGCTCGCCGAAAAATCCGGTGCGGTGCCGCAATCCGGTGGCGGGACCTTGTGTTTTGTCCGGCTGCATATTCCCGGCATGGAGCCGTTGCTCCTTGTGGAGGCGGTTGCCTCCCACAGCGCAGCGTCCACTCTGCTGCTGGCGGTACTGCTCGGCATTGGAACCGTGTCGCTGCTCGTCGCGTCGACTCGCCGCTCGCCGGAATCGGCATCGGGTCCGGCCGTGGCCAGCAAAGCCGTCGAAGAAGTCAGCTCCTCGGATCCCACCGGATTCCGTCAGATCTTCCAAACGGTCGCCGATCCCCTCTGTGTGCTCGACAACAGCGGCCAGTTCATCCGCGCCAACCGCACAGCCCAGGATTGGCTGCGCCTGAACAAAGGCAAGCCTGATCCGGAGATGACCGTGCTCACCGTTCAGTCCGAGATGACCGTGAATGACTATCTGTCCCGCGCCGTGGAAGACCCCGCCGCCATTTCCGGATTGTGCCGGTTTACCTGCGGAGAAGCCAGCGTGTTCGGCGTCATTACGGCCACTCGGCTCTCACGCGATGAAGATGGACGCGGCCCGGTGCTGATCCATTTTCATCCGCAGCCCGAGCAGCCGCGCGTCGCCGATGATCGCGCCTACATGCCGCCGCCCATCGTGCCCGCCGGTTTCGTTGCCGCCGGACATGATTCCCATTGTCCCTTCCCCGTACTGGCGGTCACTGCCGGCGGACTGATTACCAGCTTTAACGATGCCGCCCGGGCGACCTGCCCAAAACTCGAAGACACGCCGCTCCTCAGCGACGTCCTCGCCGGAGTCGACAGCCGGGACATTCCCTCCCTGCTGACATCGGAATCCAGTACAGCCTTCGAATCGCTGTTTGGTTCGGGACCACACGAATTCGAAATCGTGCATAACGGCAGCGAGATTCTGCTCTATGCTCACCGTCTCTCGGCATCCAAAAAACTCGAAGTGGAGTTGAAGCAGGCGCAGGAGAGTTTCTACACCATGTGCGCGCTCAGCCCCTCGCCGGTGCTGCTGGTGGATCCCCGCGACCACGTGATCCTTGAAGCCAATGCCGCCGCCGCCGATCTGTTCGGTTTTACGCCGGTGGATCTGCGCGGTCAGGCCATCGATTCGCTGGCCGCCGAACCTTACGATTTTGCCGCGGCCGATGAGCCGTTCGTCGCCGCGTCTACCACGGGCTACACCACCCGCTGCCTCCTCCACTATGAGCTGATCAAGATCGAAGGCATGCCCACACTGCTCGTGGTGCTGGAGCAGATGCAAAATCTCGTGGTGCCCGTCGAAGAGTCTCCCGTGCCCGAGGAACAGATTACGGAGGAACAACCTGTGGCTTCCACGCTGCCGCCTCAGATGCCTGTCGGTCCCGGCCTGCTGATTACCATGAACCCTACGGTGCGGGAAGTGGCGCGCCGCCTGCTCGAGAAAGTGGGACATCCCTGCGAAGTGTTTTCCAGCCTCGATGATGCCACGGTCTGGCTGATTACCCACAGTCTGAAGCCCGAACTCGCCGCCATCGATCTCACCGATTTCGATGACGCCGAAAACTGGATCGAAGACTTGCGCGCCCGCTGCGGCGATGTCCCCTGTGTCGCATTCACCGATGGCGGCGACTACCTCCTGCCCGACGGCGGCTCCAATGAATATCTCGTCAAGCCCTTCGATCTCGAATCGCTCATCGCGTCCCTGTCCACCCTGCACTTGGAAACATCCAACTGCGAGTCCTCGCAGTAAGAAATTTCGCGCCACCCAGAGACGATTGTCATCCTGCATCCGTCTTCGGATGCAGGATCTCTATGCAGCGGACCCAACCCACGCGGCATCCCAACCCTTCGCGGCGGCAGGGCTCTTGTGTCGTGGCCCTGCCCCGCCTTGCGAAACCGTCCCGTCGGCCATCGGGTTTCCCGGAGAACCACAAAAAAACGAACCACTTTCGTGGCTCGCATTGATGAGGTTTAAGGAGATGCTTCCGCACGGCTGGCCCGTGCTTATCGGTCAAGGGAGTTTTACTGGCCCTTAATCGCGGATTTGAGACTCGTGTAACGGCGCTTGAGCAGCTCGAGTGCGGTCATGTAGCGGAGCTGTGTTTCCGCCATCTGCGCCATTTCCACGTCAATATTCACCCCGTTCACACCGCTGCCTTCCGGATCCGGGGTCTCCTGCCGTGCCGTCGCCGACAGATCATTCAGGCTGCCCGCGCCATCCGTCGACATATGCCGGACGTCACTCGTACGAAGCCCACCCCCCTGCTCGCTGGCCAGCATGGTCTTCAATTCGCCCTCAAAGTCCACCGCCACCCGGCGATAGCCCGGCGTCTCCACGTTGGCAATGTTCTGCGTATGGGCGCGCTGCCGCATGGCCTGTGCATCCAGCGTCTTCTTGAGCACGACCGTCGACGTCGACTGACCGATCAAAAACCCTTCTACCAGATTGTCCGCCATAAGCCTCCCAAAACACGAGCCGATACAGGTTGCGATCTCACAACTGCAATCCCTATGCCGCGGGTCTATTCTATTGAGATTTCTGAACCGATCCTTCCACCTGACGGCAAACTCTGCCTCCGTTTACGGCGCAAAAGAGTGCCGCGCGGAGCAGGGCGCTCCGCGCGGCAGATTTTCGATTTGATGACCGCAGACGCTTACGGGCAGGACGGCCCACCGGCACGCACCACATAGAAGCGGCGCGTGGCCAGCGTACTGGCATCCGTGTACTGCGTAGTTCCGGTGACGGTTGTGAGCAGCGTGTAGCCGTTGGGGAAGATCGCTCCGCCGTCCGTCGAGGACCAGATCTCGTAGCAGTCGCACTGCTGGTTTACGCCCGGCTGCCAGCGCAGCAACACCCGGTTATTCACGCCATCCCGCAGCGCGGTAAACTGCACCGGCACTTCGCACTGGCCCGACGTGAACGGCGCAATTCGTCCGGTCACCAACTGATAGCCACCGCAATAGGGCGAACTGGCGTCGAACTGGCTGACGATCGCGTTGAACGTCACCGGCCCGGCGGGGATCAGCGTGCCCACCAGCGTGTCACAGGGAACCACGCGGAAGATCACGGTGTCCGTGCCTGACCACGCCAGATAGTTGCGGCCGCTCGTGCCCGCCGCGAACGTCGAATCGCCGCCGTACTGGAACGTCATGTTCTGAATACGGACATGGCGCGACTCGAACTGCTCTGCCGAGCAGTCATTTACCACCGTCGAAACCTGCGACGGCGAGACCGTTACCGGCAGCGGCAGCACATGATTTTGAGCCAGCAACGTAATAATCGGCTTCAGGTTGTTC from bacterium encodes the following:
- the pdxT gene encoding pyridoxal 5'-phosphate synthase glutaminase subunit PdxT gives rise to the protein MMARRIGVLALQGDFEKHKRALEAAGAEAREVRTAEDLDGLSGLIIPGGESTTLTLLLLPELLERLHTFCETHPVWGTCAGMIMLSKDASDPRVKPLGFLDLDIQRNGYGRQVHSFESDLKLSGNVEDAQTPLHGVFIRAPRITRMGENVEPLAWLGSDPVAVRQGHFMASSFHPELTGDLRLHRFFLSLRP
- the flgB gene encoding flagellar basal body rod protein FlgB; this translates as MADNLVEGFLIGQSTSTVVLKKTLDAQAMRQRAHTQNIANVETPGYRRVAVDFEGELKTMLASEQGGGLRTSDVRHMSTDGAGSLNDLSATARQETPDPEGSGVNGVNIDVEMAQMAETQLRYMTALELLKRRYTSLKSAIKGQ
- the pdxS gene encoding pyridoxal 5'-phosphate synthase lyase subunit PdxS gives rise to the protein MTKETGTFTAKVGLAEMLKGGVIMDVTDAEQARIAEDAGAVAVMALERVPSDIRRDGGVARMSDVKKIREIQEAVSIPVMAKCRIGHFVEAQILEALEVDFIDESEVLTPADESFHIAKHKFTVPFVCGCRDLGEALRRIAEGAAMIRTKGEAGTGNIVEAVRHMRTVMSAIKRVQVMGDEELVHYGKEIGAPYELLVQVRELGKLPVPNFAAGGIATPADAALMMQLGAESVFVGSGIFKSEDPEARGRAIVLATTYYNDPKKLVDVSAGLLQAMPSLDVRTMKEEELLSTRGW
- a CDS encoding PAS domain-containing protein, coding for MSRFWRVVSWISGGITVVAGTLLLMGSLKNSGSQAVHLQQARLEALARLWEGRMENTRLFFHDQMVRYNVLAALDHPEDWSDWRIQNKFDAIRSTWAKEDGVLRGLVVITDDGQLHTVAGDTAGLGEASALLRRSDNADLALLGSKSGPASTLVLQYSPVALDDGRHPAHVLALIDAATILPTEGELPESWTLLATPADALMASSSPHSAVTVSAATWPLLLAEKSGAVPQSGGGTLCFVRLHIPGMEPLLLVEAVASHSAASTLLLAVLLGIGTVSLLVASTRRSPESASGPAVASKAVEEVSSSDPTGFRQIFQTVADPLCVLDNSGQFIRANRTAQDWLRLNKGKPDPEMTVLTVQSEMTVNDYLSRAVEDPAAISGLCRFTCGEASVFGVITATRLSRDEDGRGPVLIHFHPQPEQPRVADDRAYMPPPIVPAGFVAAGHDSHCPFPVLAVTAGGLITSFNDAARATCPKLEDTPLLSDVLAGVDSRDIPSLLTSESSTAFESLFGSGPHEFEIVHNGSEILLYAHRLSASKKLEVELKQAQESFYTMCALSPSPVLLVDPRDHVILEANAAAADLFGFTPVDLRGQAIDSLAAEPYDFAAADEPFVAASTTGYTTRCLLHYELIKIEGMPTLLVVLEQMQNLVVPVEESPVPEEQITEEQPVASTLPPQMPVGPGLLITMNPTVREVARRLLEKVGHPCEVFSSLDDATVWLITHSLKPELAAIDLTDFDDAENWIEDLRARCGDVPCVAFTDGGDYLLPDGGSNEYLVKPFDLESLIASLSTLHLETSNCESSQ
- a CDS encoding MtnX-like HAD-IB family phosphatase → MTDYSICCDFDGTISIPDACDFLLQRYAPPEWKELDDAVWSGRLTEREAFPRQIGLLNVTWEDACAAMDKGVIIRDGFAEFIAFCRRNNLPFMILSGGLRPLIETLLARAGVPDVPVISHTAQIDGRRWKAVLWDGKRHAEHCSHCKCSYVLAERAAGKKLVYIGDGYTDLCPAQHADILFATGNLARECLKSGRPFIPYETFYDIEHALGNIIQTEQDLRR
- a CDS encoding FG-GAP-like repeat-containing protein, whose amino-acid sequence is MLAVAGQAWSQGFVQSVITNDVSHVFGVAAADFDGDGDLDVAASGAYGTLAWIETTPNNNLTHAAFYSPVGLRGLAVGDFNGDGRPDIVVAVYGEDRFALLTNTGQGTDNRFAASTLMGGCHGAYGACAGDINHDGTTDLVTSESLGNTVRMFTQHNGVLEQAAAINVPNNPFDLALGDFDGDGDVDIVGCRNYSTVFWIEHGANDSTWTRHDLDFGTECTDVALADLDSSGTLDIVAAPFVESQFAWWQHSGTVFTQHNLSGTVRYPRGIGVADFDLDGRPDIVACAQNGVMQWWRNAGNGTFTLRTMPQGSALYALTISDFDQDGDPDVLTADYQGSQVLLYRNTLGIPAVVAGTVRSLLDNSPVNGALVQIVQTGTSAQTDNAGRFHIAGIPGTYDLRVTGACWTDTLMNNVQIARGETTRVAIEMTQPLLQLDVSSLNVAVHNGVLTPFVLSVRNPGNGMLDISITAHGRYANDDWLSVSPAVAQVPPSQPFSFVVNIHPDTSNSGPWDYYGSLELRNNACPDSIATVAVVAYVLDAPEPRGAIPAKTALHPVYPNPFNGRTTLTFDLSAPGNADLALFDITGRAVRTLSSGTLAAGPYRMPLNADDLPSGVYLLALRAGGETFSQKLLLIK